In the genome of Segatella copri, one region contains:
- a CDS encoding ATP-binding protein: protein MTKDLIKLLIIEYQAYVTQVELVHRDVELMDGLNYVFVGLRHAGKSYLMYQRIAQLLEQGHKREEILYFNFEDDRIDSLDVTDLDLIKTCYEEMYDSRPIFFLDEVQLVDRWEKFARRLADQKYQVYITGSNAKMLSSEIATTLGGRYMIHEVYPYSFAEYLKASGIDVKAKNALYTYAKDIVRLSNIYFQHGGLPETVGMKEPRSWMSNLFSKIFFGDLVARYKIRNDYALRVMIRKMAESVKQPLSYSRIASIVSSTGKKLSTDATIDYVGYMADTWLILPYENLFGKLQDKESNRKYYFTDNGLLHLFLVDADTSLLENIVAVMLRRKYGDGSYFWNSRNAEVDFVIPEEELAIQVSYSMSDPDTFRRETDGLIRLSSVQNVKRMIVVTKDEEDIVEKDGCRIEIIPLWKWLLEF from the coding sequence AGTATCAGGCTTATGTTACTCAAGTAGAACTGGTTCATCGTGACGTAGAGCTCATGGATGGACTGAATTACGTGTTTGTAGGATTGAGACACGCAGGAAAATCGTATCTGATGTATCAGCGCATAGCACAGCTGCTGGAACAGGGGCATAAGCGGGAGGAAATCCTGTACTTCAACTTCGAGGATGACCGTATTGACTCCTTGGATGTGACCGACCTTGACCTGATAAAAACCTGTTATGAAGAAATGTATGACAGTCGTCCTATCTTCTTTCTCGACGAGGTTCAGCTGGTAGATAGATGGGAAAAGTTTGCCCGCAGGTTAGCAGATCAGAAATATCAGGTTTACATCACGGGTAGTAATGCCAAGATGTTGAGCAGCGAGATCGCGACAACACTCGGTGGCAGGTACATGATACATGAGGTGTATCCCTACTCCTTTGCCGAATATCTGAAGGCGAGCGGTATTGATGTAAAGGCAAAGAATGCCCTCTATACTTACGCTAAGGATATTGTAAGACTCTCTAATATCTATTTCCAGCATGGAGGTTTGCCAGAGACTGTAGGGATGAAGGAACCAAGGTCGTGGATGAGCAATCTCTTCAGTAAAATCTTCTTCGGTGATTTGGTGGCTCGATATAAGATTCGTAACGACTATGCCCTGCGGGTAATGATTCGCAAGATGGCAGAAAGCGTGAAGCAGCCATTATCTTACAGCAGAATAGCCAGTATCGTGAGCAGTACAGGAAAAAAACTCAGTACGGATGCCACGATAGATTATGTTGGCTACATGGCTGACACCTGGCTCATTTTGCCGTATGAGAATTTGTTCGGAAAGTTGCAGGACAAGGAATCCAACCGCAAGTATTATTTTACGGACAATGGTTTGCTTCATCTTTTTCTTGTAGATGCAGACACTTCGTTGCTGGAAAACATAGTTGCCGTCATGCTCAGGCGGAAATATGGTGACGGCAGCTATTTCTGGAACAGCAGGAATGCCGAGGTGGATTTTGTGATTCCGGAAGAAGAATTGGCCATACAGGTTTCCTACTCTATGTCAGATCCCGATACTTTTCGGCGGGAGACAGATGGGCTGATCAGGCTTTCTTCTGTCCAGAATGTCAAGCGGATGATTGTTGTGACAAAGGACGAGGAGGATATTGTAGAGAAGGATGGTTGCCGCATAGAGATAATCCCTCTATGGAAATGGCTGCTGGAATTCTGA
- a CDS encoding TonB-dependent receptor, whose protein sequence is MRRFSAIIFLLCTFALAMSAQHIQRNYHNRSMSDVLIDLDKASKRYKISFIYNELEDFTVTQNVKTANIPDAIHKVIGFYPMQMTVGDSLITVECIRKSERKLIGRLIDNHNLPVEFANIQLLNPKDSSFLCGGVSNANGDFVIPCQQKQVLMKVSFVGYKTICKLVPIARIGNVRMQANSYLLKGVTVEAARVVEKVDRQIIFPTKEQVKTASNGYDLLDNLSLPTIIVNRAERKVLSLKGGDVQIRINDVKASMQDVLALQPDEVTKVEFINVPGLKYGDSNLDAVINYQVRRRYAGYVGGVSTMQGTKAGFNNSDGYFKYNVKKSEFSINYSFSYRSVEERSYESLGTYHLPTGETLHRNYLGYDSPFLYTTNNVQLGYNLSEPDKYTLNVRLNFYNHNSPVRGMNQLYQESGKANQYLQNNRKMLEQIPSLDIYYSLNMPHDQNLALNLVGTYIGTDYQYRMREYTFNKSPDESVKNAPLTDYSYDATGRKRSLIGEGTYSKNWKQMALSVGGQYNISHTDNIYVGSSNADTELKYSNLYLFTQLQGQQKWFSYQVGVGATRSSIHQGENGYSKWLFRPQVTLQAKASDHLSFKWSSKITSDIPSLSDLSELRQYSNSFEARDGNSGLKPFTGYNNTLSASWNIPLMSVYLEGNWTYYDKPIATSILPEKREDGSYLFVSKPENQKSHDYKHLLLTPEVHLIKDHLDLNLMCEYQNVKTKGLDYSHEFKYFSYGAEIRYMTGNWNIGYGAYKVEKSFWGEKTNGGEPTSNLAVTYSYKNWQFGILGLFVFYPHGCVYKDELFNKYVQQKNKVRLADQGNMLVFTASFNFSHGRRYHTGSRKLNNSDRDNGIR, encoded by the coding sequence ATGAGAAGATTTTCAGCCATCATATTCCTGCTGTGCACGTTCGCCCTGGCGATGAGCGCACAGCACATCCAGCGCAACTATCACAACCGCAGCATGTCGGACGTCCTCATCGACCTCGACAAGGCTTCCAAGCGCTACAAAATCAGCTTCATCTACAACGAACTGGAGGATTTCACGGTTACCCAGAACGTGAAGACAGCCAATATTCCCGATGCCATCCACAAGGTAATCGGTTTCTATCCGATGCAGATGACCGTGGGCGACAGCCTCATCACCGTGGAGTGCATACGCAAGAGCGAGCGCAAGCTGATAGGCAGACTGATAGACAATCACAATCTTCCTGTAGAATTCGCCAACATCCAGCTGCTCAACCCGAAGGATTCCTCCTTTCTCTGTGGAGGCGTGAGCAACGCCAATGGCGATTTCGTCATCCCCTGCCAGCAGAAGCAGGTCCTCATGAAGGTTTCTTTTGTAGGCTATAAGACCATTTGCAAGCTGGTACCTATTGCCCGTATCGGAAATGTGAGGATGCAGGCGAATTCATACCTGTTGAAAGGTGTGACCGTTGAAGCCGCAAGGGTTGTAGAAAAAGTAGATAGACAAATCATCTTCCCTACAAAAGAGCAGGTGAAAACGGCTTCCAATGGTTATGATCTGTTGGACAACTTGTCTTTGCCTACCATTATCGTAAATCGAGCAGAACGCAAAGTTCTGTCATTAAAGGGCGGAGATGTGCAAATACGCATCAACGATGTCAAGGCTAGCATGCAAGATGTATTGGCTTTACAGCCGGATGAAGTTACAAAGGTGGAATTCATCAATGTTCCAGGACTCAAATATGGAGACAGCAATCTGGATGCAGTCATCAACTACCAGGTCCGCCGACGCTATGCCGGTTATGTGGGTGGAGTTTCTACGATGCAAGGCACCAAGGCAGGTTTCAATAATAGCGACGGTTATTTCAAATACAATGTGAAGAAATCGGAATTCAGCATCAACTACAGTTTCTCCTATCGCTCGGTAGAGGAACGAAGCTATGAGAGTCTCGGTACTTATCATCTGCCCACAGGAGAAACTCTACATCGCAATTATTTAGGTTATGATTCTCCGTTCCTATACACCACTAATAATGTACAATTGGGTTATAATCTTAGTGAGCCAGACAAATATACATTGAATGTACGGTTGAATTTCTACAATCACAACAGTCCTGTGAGAGGCATGAACCAGCTTTATCAGGAAAGCGGCAAGGCAAATCAATATCTGCAAAACAACAGAAAAATGCTGGAGCAGATTCCATCTCTGGACATTTATTATTCGCTCAACATGCCCCATGACCAGAACCTGGCTCTGAACCTGGTGGGTACTTACATCGGCACAGATTACCAATATCGTATGAGGGAATATACGTTCAACAAATCGCCGGATGAATCTGTAAAGAACGCTCCGCTGACCGATTACAGTTATGATGCAACTGGTAGAAAGCGCTCTCTTATTGGTGAAGGAACATACAGCAAGAACTGGAAACAGATGGCTTTATCGGTAGGTGGACAATATAATATCAGCCACACAGATAACATCTATGTGGGAAGCAGTAATGCTGATACGGAATTGAAGTACAGCAATCTCTATCTTTTCACCCAGCTACAGGGACAGCAGAAGTGGTTCAGTTATCAGGTGGGAGTTGGCGCAACCAGGTCTTCCATCCATCAGGGGGAGAACGGATACAGCAAATGGCTGTTTCGACCACAGGTAACATTACAGGCAAAGGCTAGCGACCATCTGAGTTTTAAATGGAGCAGCAAAATCACGTCAGACATCCCAAGCCTTTCCGACTTGAGCGAGTTGCGCCAATATTCCAACAGCTTTGAGGCGCGTGACGGCAATAGCGGTCTGAAGCCATTTACCGGCTACAACAATACCTTGTCGGCTTCCTGGAACATTCCGCTGATGTCTGTGTACCTGGAGGGAAACTGGACGTATTACGACAAGCCTATAGCCACTTCTATCTTGCCCGAAAAGCGGGAGGATGGCTCTTATCTCTTTGTGAGCAAACCGGAGAATCAGAAGAGTCATGATTACAAGCACCTGCTGTTGACTCCAGAAGTTCACCTCATCAAGGATCATCTGGATTTGAACCTTATGTGCGAGTATCAGAATGTCAAGACAAAGGGTTTGGATTATTCCCACGAGTTCAAATACTTCAGTTATGGAGCAGAAATTCGGTACATGACGGGCAATTGGAACATTGGCTATGGTGCCTATAAGGTGGAAAAGAGTTTTTGGGGAGAAAAGACAAATGGCGGAGAGCCTACCTCCAATCTTGCCGTAACCTACAGTTATAAGAACTGGCAGTTTGGCATTCTCGGATTATTCGTATTCTATCCTCATGGCTGCGTGTATAAGGATGAACTTTTCAACAAGTATGTGCAGCAGAAGAACAAGGTACGCCTTGCTGACCAGGGCAACATGCTTGTCTTTACTGCCAGCTTCAACTTCAGCCATGGCCGCAGATACCATACAGGCAGCCGTAAGCTGAACAATAGCGATAGAGATAATGGTATCAGATAG
- a CDS encoding DUF4974 domain-containing protein, whose amino-acid sequence MDKFEKILDIIDHQEKYSDEEIREILQDEECRKLYQTMVEVDSALESPSPIINVDEEWEKFNQEHQLQEEATHPITSWRKLAASIAGFVLISGIAFAAIHTYIKRSQEPTQVTADTHPEAIKSDSAKQVAAKDSLTHPKPEKPAIHKTFENVAFEQMISEIASYYDLQVKFENNEDKTLRLYYEWNSHSSIENIVKELNQFENVNIELQQNKLIVK is encoded by the coding sequence ATGGACAAGTTTGAAAAAATACTGGATATCATCGACCATCAGGAGAAGTATTCTGATGAGGAGATTCGTGAAATATTGCAGGATGAGGAATGCCGAAAACTCTATCAGACGATGGTAGAAGTGGATTCTGCACTTGAAAGCCCCTCTCCTATTATTAATGTAGATGAGGAATGGGAGAAATTCAACCAGGAGCATCAACTTCAGGAAGAAGCAACTCATCCTATAACTTCCTGGCGTAAACTGGCAGCATCCATCGCCGGCTTTGTCTTGATTTCGGGTATTGCCTTTGCCGCAATCCATACTTACATCAAGCGCAGCCAGGAACCAACCCAGGTAACCGCAGACACTCATCCGGAAGCCATAAAATCAGATTCCGCAAAGCAGGTAGCAGCAAAGGATTCCCTGACTCATCCGAAACCAGAAAAGCCAGCCATTCACAAGACTTTCGAGAATGTGGCTTTCGAGCAGATGATTTCAGAGATTGCTTCTTATTATGATTTACAAGTGAAGTTTGAGAATAACGAGGACAAGACCCTCCGCCTCTATTACGAATGGAACAGTCATTCGAGCATCGAGAACATCGTAAAAGAACTGAACCAATTCGAGAACGTAAACATCGAATTGCAACAAAACAAGCTGATTGTAAAATAA
- a CDS encoding sigma-70 family RNA polymerase sigma factor has translation MQINKETIEQLFRQHYLRMYQLARVLLKDDAASKDVVSEVFADVLDGKTQLGLDNETANDKTIASEPPLPSANAGSYLLVCVRHKCLNLLSRQKMKDRVHHLLKADTSPSIAPLEATIAEIDRETEKYEAILAYMNAELTPQTRKVLDLRFRQKLKYREIATELGISEVAVYKHLAQGIRKLKQKFNP, from the coding sequence ATGCAAATAAACAAAGAAACGATAGAACAGCTCTTCCGGCAGCATTATCTGAGGATGTACCAATTGGCCAGGGTACTTCTGAAGGATGATGCAGCCAGCAAGGATGTGGTGAGCGAAGTCTTTGCCGATGTGCTCGACGGAAAGACTCAACTGGGTCTTGATAACGAGACGGCTAACGACAAGACAATAGCCAGCGAACCGCCCCTGCCTTCCGCCAACGCCGGGAGCTACCTTCTGGTGTGTGTGCGCCATAAATGCCTCAACCTGTTGAGCCGACAGAAGATGAAAGACCGGGTTCATCATCTCCTGAAAGCCGATACTTCGCCTTCGATAGCTCCCCTGGAAGCGACGATTGCCGAAATAGACAGGGAGACCGAAAAGTACGAGGCAATTCTGGCTTATATGAATGCTGAACTCACGCCACAAACCCGCAAGGTACTCGATCTCCGTTTTCGGCAGAAACTGAAATATCGGGAGATTGCTACGGAATTGGGCATCAGCGAAGTGGCAGTTTATAAGCATCTGGCGCAAGGCATCAGAAAATTAAAGCAAAAGTTTAACCCTTAG
- a CDS encoding MATE family efflux transporter produces the protein MFKAQSSKSTNDMTVGSPLRAIIKFAIPLILGYILQQMYLIIDAAIVGRWIGVGALAAVGASSSIMFLIMGFCNGSCAGFAIPIAQAFGARDYAKMRTYVSNSIRIAVVFAVVITFLSCIFCGKILHLVNTPKEVFDDAYIFLMLQFAAIPFTIGYNLLSGQIRALGNSKQPFYFLITASVINIILDGILILGMGLGVEGAGIATWLSQGISVLLCIWFIKKKMQILIPKGEERKFDNKKVSILLNNGVPMGLQFSITAIGLIMLQSANNALGTVYVAAFTASMRIKYLFTCVFENLGVAMATYCGQNLGARKLERIGQGVRASIRMMLVYFVFTFLLIYPFADEMMMLFVDKGEAEVVTYAAQFMRIANYFYPCLGLLTILRYSIQGLGYSNLSMLSGVMEMIARCGVSLWLVPALAWTGVCFGDPVAWVMADLFLIPAFLWLYKHLKKEQVR, from the coding sequence ATGTTCAAAGCTCAAAGTTCAAAGTCAACAAACGACATGACTGTAGGTTCGCCCTTGCGAGCCATCATCAAATTTGCGATTCCACTAATCCTAGGTTACATCCTTCAGCAGATGTATCTCATCATCGATGCCGCCATCGTGGGAAGATGGATTGGCGTGGGAGCTCTTGCGGCTGTTGGCGCATCCAGCTCCATCATGTTCCTCATCATGGGCTTCTGCAACGGTTCCTGTGCCGGTTTTGCCATCCCTATCGCCCAGGCTTTCGGCGCCAGGGATTACGCCAAGATGCGGACTTACGTGAGCAACAGCATCCGCATTGCCGTGGTATTTGCCGTGGTCATCACCTTTCTTTCCTGCATCTTCTGCGGAAAGATTCTGCACCTGGTGAATACGCCGAAGGAGGTGTTCGATGATGCCTACATCTTCCTGATGCTGCAGTTTGCGGCGATTCCTTTCACCATTGGCTACAATCTGCTCTCCGGTCAGATCCGTGCCCTGGGCAACTCGAAACAGCCTTTCTATTTCCTCATCACAGCTTCCGTTATCAACATCATTCTCGATGGCATTCTGATCCTCGGCATGGGACTGGGCGTAGAGGGTGCAGGCATTGCCACCTGGCTCTCGCAGGGCATTTCCGTGCTGCTCTGTATCTGGTTTATCAAAAAGAAGATGCAGATTCTGATTCCGAAGGGTGAGGAAAGGAAATTCGACAACAAGAAGGTAAGCATTCTGCTGAACAACGGCGTTCCGATGGGTCTGCAGTTCTCCATTACCGCCATCGGCCTCATCATGCTCCAGAGTGCGAACAACGCTCTGGGAACGGTTTATGTGGCGGCATTTACTGCCTCTATGCGCATCAAATATCTCTTTACCTGCGTTTTCGAGAACCTCGGCGTGGCGATGGCTACCTATTGCGGTCAGAACCTGGGTGCCCGGAAACTGGAGCGTATCGGTCAGGGCGTAAGGGCTTCCATCAGGATGATGCTGGTTTATTTCGTCTTCACCTTCTTGCTCATCTATCCGTTTGCCGACGAGATGATGATGCTCTTCGTGGATAAGGGCGAGGCGGAGGTGGTGACTTATGCTGCCCAGTTTATGCGCATAGCCAACTATTTCTATCCTTGTCTGGGCTTGCTCACCATCCTGCGCTACAGCATCCAGGGCTTGGGTTACAGCAATCTCTCGATGCTGAGTGGCGTGATGGAAATGATAGCGAGATGCGGTGTGAGTCTCTGGCTGGTACCTGCCCTGGCGTGGACGGGTGTCTGCTTCGGCGACCCTGTGGCGTGGGTCATGGCAGATCTCTTCCTCATTCCCGCCTTCCTGTGGCTTTACAAGCATCTGAAGAAGGAGCAAGTCCGATAG
- a CDS encoding AAA domain-containing protein yields the protein MEQISPIQALLQQRTLLQLEYYTEKEAFRKLTEQMGMKRKVKRGDAWFPLQVGKSFYNSLNQTAIEVFRTSDQDIEHNFEFGRPVMFFRSEEQIKYFSFTGTVSYVDGDRMVITVPDSAPLLDLQQSTEPIGVQLSFDETSYKLMFEALDRVMKAKNNRLAYLRDLFYSHQKAGRFSFAPMKFPWLNPTQERAVNEVLWAKDVAIVHGPPGTGKTTTLVEAINETLMRESQVLVCAQSNMAVDWISEKLVDRGINVLRIGNPTRVNDKMLGFTYERRFESHPDYPQLWAIRKAIRELRKNRKKGSENYHQKMDRLKSRAAEIELRINAELFGEARVIACTLVGSAHHLLEGMKFGTLFIDEAAQALEAACWIPMRRASRVILAGDHCQLPPTVKSIAALRAGLGKTLMERIAENKPEVVTLLKIQYRMNDEIMRFSSDWFYGGKVESAPQIKYRSVLDYDHPITWIDTSDKEPADTIEEGEDLNFKEQFVGESFGRINKAEAELTLLTLAEYFTKIGKQRVLSESIDVGIISPYRAQVQYLKKLIKKYEFFKPYRRLISVNTVDGFQGQERDVILISLVRSNDEGQIGFLKDLRRMNVAMTRARMKLIILGNKDTMTKHPFYKKLWEYVEAINNNE from the coding sequence ATGGAACAGATTTCACCAATTCAGGCATTGTTGCAGCAACGCACCCTGCTCCAGCTGGAGTATTACACCGAGAAGGAAGCCTTCCGCAAGCTCACCGAACAGATGGGCATGAAGCGAAAGGTGAAACGAGGTGATGCCTGGTTCCCGCTACAGGTGGGAAAGAGCTTTTATAATTCGCTGAACCAAACAGCCATCGAGGTATTCCGTACCTCGGATCAGGATATCGAGCACAATTTTGAGTTCGGTCGCCCCGTCATGTTCTTCAGAAGTGAAGAACAGATCAAATATTTCTCCTTTACAGGCACCGTGAGCTATGTGGATGGTGACAGAATGGTGATTACCGTTCCCGATTCTGCCCCACTGCTCGATTTGCAGCAGTCTACGGAGCCTATCGGCGTACAGTTGTCCTTCGACGAAACCAGCTACAAGCTGATGTTCGAGGCTTTGGATAGAGTGATGAAGGCGAAGAACAACCGTCTGGCTTATCTCCGCGATTTATTCTATTCGCATCAGAAGGCGGGCAGATTCTCGTTTGCCCCGATGAAGTTTCCTTGGCTCAATCCTACCCAGGAAAGAGCTGTAAATGAGGTGCTTTGGGCGAAGGATGTTGCCATCGTTCACGGACCTCCGGGAACCGGAAAGACCACTACCCTGGTGGAAGCCATCAACGAAACCCTGATGAGGGAGAGCCAGGTGCTGGTGTGTGCACAGAGCAACATGGCGGTGGATTGGATTTCAGAAAAACTGGTAGATAGAGGCATCAACGTGCTCAGAATAGGAAACCCTACCCGTGTGAACGACAAGATGCTGGGCTTCACCTACGAGCGCCGCTTCGAGAGTCATCCCGACTATCCGCAACTCTGGGCTATCCGCAAGGCAATCAGAGAATTAAGAAAGAACAGGAAGAAGGGTAGCGAGAACTATCATCAGAAGATGGATAGGCTGAAGAGCCGTGCTGCCGAAATAGAACTCCGCATCAACGCAGAACTCTTTGGCGAGGCGCGTGTCATCGCCTGTACCCTGGTAGGCTCAGCCCATCATCTGCTGGAAGGCATGAAGTTTGGCACCCTCTTTATCGACGAGGCTGCCCAGGCTCTGGAAGCCGCCTGCTGGATTCCGATGCGAAGAGCCAGCCGGGTGATTCTGGCAGGCGACCATTGTCAGCTGCCACCTACCGTGAAGAGTATCGCAGCCCTGAGAGCCGGACTGGGCAAGACGCTGATGGAGCGCATCGCCGAAAACAAGCCCGAGGTAGTGACCCTGCTGAAAATCCAATACCGCATGAACGATGAAATCATGCGATTCTCCAGCGACTGGTTCTACGGGGGCAAGGTGGAGAGTGCGCCACAGATCAAATACCGCAGCGTATTGGATTACGACCATCCGATTACGTGGATTGACACTTCCGACAAGGAACCGGCAGATACGATAGAAGAAGGCGAAGATCTGAACTTCAAGGAGCAGTTTGTAGGCGAGAGTTTCGGAAGAATCAACAAGGCAGAAGCCGAGCTTACCCTGCTCACCCTGGCGGAATACTTCACCAAGATAGGCAAGCAGCGGGTATTGAGCGAGAGCATCGACGTAGGCATCATTTCGCCTTACCGTGCCCAGGTGCAGTATCTGAAGAAGCTCATCAAGAAGTATGAGTTCTTTAAGCCTTACCGCCGCCTCATCAGCGTCAACACGGTGGATGGTTTCCAGGGGCAGGAAAGAGACGTGATCCTCATCTCCCTGGTACGTTCCAACGATGAAGGCCAGATAGGATTCCTGAAAGACCTCCGCCGCATGAACGTGGCGATGACGAGAGCCCGCATGAAGCTCATCATCCTGGGCAACAAGGACACGATGACGAAGCATCCTTTCTACAAGAAACTGTGGGAGTATGTGGAGGCAATCAATAACAACGAATAA
- a CDS encoding serine/threonine protein kinase yields the protein MKTTSGFTEDINKEMNVAEPQPVESKFSNLSQCYVSISGHTRIFTATRYGKRYMLKCLKNDFLYTPIYRQALTKEFEIGLQLEHPNICHTIGMEEVENLGTTIVMEYIDGDTLQYLIDQQLLTAEMAHKIAHELMDALEYMHNKQMIHRDLKPANIMVTHNGKNVKLIDFGLSDSDSFTILKLPAGTSGYIAPEQLLQGAKSDPQADIYSLGMVLLDMAKATHDRHLRKTAEVCINRDLSIRPKSIREVREHKHESPLLKAGGIVLGIIALLLISLIAFTYYHRAQSKEKQNVPTENGKNASPDDNANEIQDYQLWQR from the coding sequence ATGAAGACAACATCAGGATTCACGGAAGATATCAACAAGGAGATGAACGTTGCCGAACCCCAGCCGGTGGAGTCTAAGTTCAGCAACCTCAGCCAATGCTACGTCTCCATCTCTGGGCACACCCGCATCTTCACAGCCACAAGATACGGCAAGCGCTACATGCTGAAATGCCTGAAGAACGACTTCCTCTATACGCCCATCTACCGACAGGCTTTGACCAAGGAATTCGAGATAGGTCTGCAGTTGGAGCACCCCAACATCTGCCATACCATAGGCATGGAAGAAGTGGAGAACCTGGGTACCACCATCGTGATGGAATACATAGATGGCGACACGCTGCAATATCTGATAGACCAGCAACTGCTCACGGCGGAAATGGCGCACAAGATAGCCCACGAACTGATGGACGCCCTGGAATACATGCACAACAAGCAGATGATTCATCGCGACCTGAAACCCGCCAACATCATGGTAACCCACAATGGCAAGAACGTGAAGCTCATCGATTTCGGACTTTCCGACAGCGATTCCTTCACCATTCTTAAACTGCCGGCAGGAACCTCGGGCTACATCGCCCCGGAACAACTCCTGCAGGGAGCCAAATCAGACCCTCAGGCAGACATTTATTCGCTGGGCATGGTGCTTCTCGACATGGCGAAGGCCACCCACGACAGGCACCTCAGGAAGACGGCAGAAGTATGCATAAACCGCGACCTGAGCATCCGTCCCAAGAGCATCCGCGAGGTAAGAGAACACAAACATGAATCGCCCCTGCTGAAGGCAGGCGGCATCGTTCTCGGCATCATCGCCCTGCTGCTCATCAGCCTCATCGCCTTCACCTATTATCATAGGGCGCAGTCAAAAGAGAAGCAGAATGTGCCGACAGAAAACGGCAAGAATGCTTCGCCGGATGATAACGCCAACGAGATTCAGGACTATCAACTCTGGCAGAGATGA